A stretch of the Sphingobacterium thalpophilum genome encodes the following:
- a CDS encoding response regulator, translating to MKKKVVLIQDNEDILNIMDEVLEDEGFEVVSSLTPEPVDRIDEIDPDVVVVDDHIKGRKKGSEVIKELKADPETEDLSSVLTSTSCDIAKTAKECQADDYIEKPFDLDHMVDVVKKNAE from the coding sequence ATGAAGAAAAAGGTGGTGTTGATTCAGGACAACGAGGATATCCTGAATATTATGGATGAAGTGCTGGAAGACGAAGGTTTTGAAGTGGTTTCTTCGCTGACACCAGAACCTGTCGACCGCATAGATGAAATCGATCCGGATGTTGTTGTGGTTGACGATCATATTAAGGGCCGGAAAAAAGGATCGGAAGTCATAAAAGAGCTCAAGGCTGACCCTGAAACCGAAGATCTTTCGTCTGTACTGACATCGACTTCTTGTGATATTGCTAAAACAGCAAAAGAATGTCAGGCCGATGATTACATAGAAAAACCGTTTGATCTTGACCATATGGTCGATGTGGTGAAAAAAAATGCAGAATAG
- a CDS encoding response regulator, translating into MWGTRKKLQVIIVDDHPLVIEGFKNVIQGNNCLELRGQFGTSKALSEFIGINEIDLVLLDITLPDGNGIEICKELKKTYPNLIVIGISNLSERSIVKRMLQNGASGYLLKTADAQDILDCMLDVVNGKIALSNELKANFDLAELKNPEEIPELTNREKQILYLLAEGKKSAEIAAELFISPLTVKTHRATLLHKFETDNIVTVINKAREVGILPK; encoded by the coding sequence ATGTGGGGCACGCGTAAAAAACTTCAGGTAATCATCGTCGACGATCATCCATTGGTTATCGAAGGTTTTAAAAATGTAATCCAGGGAAATAACTGTCTGGAATTGCGCGGGCAGTTTGGTACATCGAAAGCCCTATCGGAGTTTATCGGCATCAACGAGATCGATCTGGTCTTGTTAGATATAACGCTGCCCGACGGCAACGGTATAGAAATATGTAAAGAACTTAAAAAGACTTATCCAAACCTGATCGTCATTGGAATCAGCAATCTAAGTGAACGTAGTATCGTCAAACGAATGCTTCAGAACGGCGCCAGTGGTTATCTATTGAAGACGGCTGATGCTCAGGATATATTAGATTGCATGCTAGATGTGGTAAATGGAAAGATAGCACTCAGCAATGAGCTTAAAGCAAACTTTGACCTAGCAGAACTTAAGAATCCTGAAGAAATTCCGGAATTGACAAATAGAGAAAAGCAGATCCTTTACTTATTGGCGGAGGGCAAGAAATCTGCAGAAATTGCCGCCGAGCTATTTATCAGTCCGCTGACAGTGAAAACCCATCGGGCGACATTGTTGCATAAGTTCGAGACAGATAATATTGTAACGGTAATTAATAAAGCGAGAGAAGTCGGAATACTACCAAAATAA